A portion of the Deltaproteobacteria bacterium RBG_16_64_85 genome contains these proteins:
- a CDS encoding GTPase: protein MEEAAVTFTEVSKVYPGEVKALDHISLRIPRGEWVAVMGPSGSGKTTFLNLLDGLDRPTTGRVRLLGTDIAGLAPAEAAVFRRENIGLVFQQFYLIPYLTVRENVMLAQYFHSMVDEGQAREMLESVGMGHRASHLPSQLSGGEQQRACIARALVNDPGVILADEPTGNLDEANEEKVFEIFHKLHRGGKTIIVVTHDRVLGNLAQRRIMLNHGRIAEDTYNGNGTGECR, encoded by the coding sequence ATGGAAGAAGCAGCCGTAACATTTACCGAAGTCAGCAAGGTTTATCCCGGCGAGGTGAAGGCCCTCGACCACATCAGCCTGCGGATCCCGCGGGGGGAATGGGTGGCCGTCATGGGACCGTCGGGCTCGGGGAAAACGACCTTCCTGAACCTTCTGGACGGTCTCGATAGACCAACGACCGGCCGGGTGAGGCTGCTGGGCACGGACATCGCCGGTCTCGCGCCGGCCGAAGCGGCGGTTTTCCGCCGGGAGAACATCGGACTGGTGTTCCAGCAGTTCTACCTCATCCCCTATCTCACCGTGCGGGAAAACGTGATGCTGGCCCAGTATTTCCACTCCATGGTGGATGAAGGACAGGCCCGCGAGATGCTGGAATCCGTGGGGATGGGGCATCGCGCCTCGCACCTCCCTTCTCAACTTTCGGGAGGGGAACAGCAGCGCGCGTGCATCGCCCGGGCGCTGGTGAACGACCCCGGGGTCATCCTGGCCGACGAGCCGACGGGAAACCTGGACGAGGCAAACGAAGAGAAGGTCTTCGAGATCTTCCACAAACTTCACAGGGGGGGCAAGACCATCATCGTCGTGACTCATGACCGCGTCCTGGGAAACCTTGCCCAGCGGAGGATCATGCTGAATCACGGGCGCATCGCCGAGGACACGTACAACGGAAACGGAACGGGGGAATGCCGGTAA